In Terriglobus aquaticus, the genomic window GCGACATCGGCGTGCGAGCGATAGTCGAAGCGAACGCGGCGACAGGCCCGGATGGCAGTGGCCGCGCGCGTGAGGCTTTCGACGGAGGTGGGGACCACCCACGGTCCGGGCTCGATGGCGACGACCTCCGCGACGGCGTCCATGCTTTCTCGCAGCGCTTGCGGCAGAACGCGGGCCAGCTTGGCGCGTGCGCCCTCGGTCGCTGGCGCAAATGCGGCCAAGCCGATCTCCTTTAGCGCCTGCAAGCCGAGCGACAGGGCAAAGGCCTCTTCGTTGGTAAGCACGAGCGGTGGCAGGCGATAGCCGGGCCGCAGGCGGTAGGCGCCGCCCACGCCGGCGGTGGAGTCCACCGGGATGCCGAGATCCTTGAGCCGGACGATGTAGCGCTGCACCGTTCGGAGGTCGACTTCAAGCCGCTCCGCAAGTTCTGCGCCGGTCACGCGATCGCGCGCCTGCAGGATTTCCAGCGTGGTGAAGACGCGCATGATCGGGTCGTACATGGGCCTGATTCTTTCTTCAATCTACGACACAGGCTGTCGGCAATGGTTTGTAGGTTGAATCTCGAGCCCAGGCAGGGCGAAGGAGAAGTGGAGATGGCACAGGCGGAGATGGCAGGGGACAGGAAGACGGGCGATTGTCCATGCACCCAGGCGCAGGTTCTGGAGCACTGGCAGGGGCATCGCAGGTTGACTCGCAAGGTAATCGAGGCTTTTCCGGAGGATCAGATGTTCACGTTCACCCTTGGCGGTATGCGCACGTTTGGCGCAATGGTTCACGAGTTCCTGGGCATGGCTCTGCCGGTGGCGAACCAGGTAGCGACCGGCACGTGGGGCGACCCAATCGCCGAGAAGCCGACCGACAAGGCCGGGCTGCTGCGGCTGTGGGACGAGCATACGGCCAAGATCGATGCGATTGTGCCGGCTATTGCACCCGAGCGCTTCCACGAGAAGATCAAGATCTACGAGCAGTACGAGGTGACTGGCATGGAGGCCATTCAGTACACGGTCGACAACGAAATCCATCATCGCGGGCAGGGGTATGTGTACCTGCGAGCGTTGGGCTTCGAGCCGCCGGCGTTTTACGACCGTAGCTAGGCTCTGGACTGTTGCGCAAAGGAAGAGGCGCGGCCGTGGCCGCGCCTTTCGTGCGCTTCGCGCGGAGACGTTACTCGTCCCAGCGCTTGAAGATGAGCGAGCCGTTGGTGCCACCGAAGCCGAAGGAGTTCGACAGAGCGTAGGGCATTGACGCCTCCACCGGCTTGTTCGGGACGTAGTTCAGCCGGCACTCCGGATCCACGTTGTCCAGGTTGGTGGTCGGCGGGACGATGCCCTTCTGCATGGCCATCAGCGTGATGCCGGCTTCCAGGCCGCCCGCGCCGCCGAGCAGGTGGCCGGTCATGGACTTGGTCGAACTGACCAGAAGTTCATGGTTCAGGGCGCGCTCACCAAACACGTGCTCCAGGCCTTTGGATTCCATGGCATCGCCCAGCGGGGTGCTGGTGGCATGGGCATTTACGTAAGTGATCACGTCTGGCTGCAGGTTTGCAGATTTCAGGGCGGCCAGAACGGCGCGCTTGCAGCCTTCGCCTTCCGGCGCCATGCCGGTCATGTGGAAGGCGTCGGCGCTCATGCCGTAGCCGACCACCTCACCCAGGATCTTTGCGCCGCGGGCCTTGGCGAACTCCAGCTCTTCCAGGATGAGGATGCCGGCGCCTTCACCGACCACGAACCCATCGCGATCCTTGTCCCAGGGACGGGAGGCGCGCGTCGGGTCGTCGTTGCGAGTGGAGAGGGCTTTCATGTTGGCAAAGCCGGCCACGCTGAGCGGCGTAATGGCGGCTTCCGTGCCGCCCGCGATCATGGCGTCGGCATCGCCGCGCTGAATGATGCGGAAGGCATCGCCGATGCTGTGCGCGCCGGTGGTGCAGGCGGTGGCGGCAGCCTCGTTCGGTCCCTTGGCGCCGTACCGAATGGACACATGCCCGGCGGCCAGGTTCACGATTGTGGCCGGGATGAAGAAGGGCGACACCTTGCGGGGGCCACCGTTCATCAGGTTGGTGTGCTCGCGTTCGATCACATCGAACCCGCCGATGCCGGAACCGATGTGAACGCCGATGCGCTCGGCGTTCTCTTCGGTCACCTGCAGGCCGGAGTGCTGCATTGCCTCGGCGCTGGCGGCCAGGGCGAAGTGAATAAAGCGGCCCATCTTGCGGGCCTCTTTTTTGTCGATGAACTGGTGCGGATCGAAGTTCTTCACTTCGGCGGCGAAGCGGACCGAGTGGCCTTCCAGCGGATAGGCCGTGATCTCGGCCATACCGCTGCGGCCCGCCACCAGGCTGTCCCACACCTCGTTTGCAGTGTTGCCGATACCGCAAATGAGGCCGATGCCGGTAACCACCACCCGGCGAGCGGGGATGAAGCGCCCATTCGCCGTCTCGTGTTGCTGTGCTGCTGTCGAACTTTCCGCCACGGAAGTGCCTTCCCTCACCGTTGCGCCCTCAGGCACCGTTACTTCGCCTTGGTGTGCGATTCGATGTAGTCGGTCGCGTCTTTCACCGTCTTGATCTTCTCGGCGTCTTCGTCGGGGATCTGGATGTCGAAGGCTTCTTCAAACTGCATGACCAGCTCGACCACGTCCAGCGAATCGGCGCCCAGGTCTTCCTGGAACGACGCGCCCGGGGTGACCTCGGCCTCGTCCACCTGCAGTTGTTCCACGATGATGCTCTTTACCTTCTCGTCCACGGTTGCCATGTGTGTTCTCTCCTGAGGGTCTGATGCTCGAAATGTTGCGGCCCTGGTACGTCCGATGCGCCTGTCCGGTTCGGGACAAGGAACAGTGGGGTACGCTCCGGTGTTCCGCCCGTGCCTTCCGGTTCAGGCGCTTGCCGCCTATGGCAGTGTACAGACCTGTCGCTTTCCATACCAGCAGACCAGGCGGATCGCGGTGAGCAACGCCATATTACGCAAGGAGTTGGCTTACAATGCTGCCATCCCTTTCTAACCTGTACGGTTTGTTCGATTTTCTGGATGCGGGTCGTTGAGGTCGTCCGAGCATGCCACTTTCTCTCTGCGGTACGGAAGCATGAACAGCCTGTTGCTGCCCGACCTGTTTGCCATGGCGGTGCTCCTGTCCGTGCTGTGGCTGGTGCGGCGGCGCTACCCGCAGCACGACATCCGGCTATGGATGTCGGCGCTGCTGCTGATCCTGCTGGAGAGCGTGGCGCGCATCCTGTACGGCATGCACTTGCCGACGGGACCGCACCGGGCGCTGCATGCGATCGCGCTGGACGCCTACCTGTTGGCAGGGATGTTGTTTCTGCGCTCGTCGGTGCGTGGCCTGCAACGGCTGCCGCGCGCGCACCTGTATTTCGTGCTGTTGACGGCGCCTGGCGTGGTGCTCGCGACCGTGTATGGGTGCGATGTGAACAGCCGCCTCGTGTACGAGGCGACCACCGTGGCCGGCGTCGTTCTGACCGCTGCCAGCACCATCGCGTTGCGCCGCCCCCGCCGCTACCTAGTGGGGCTGATCGCGGTGTGGGCACCCGCAACGTATGCCGCCTTCACGCATTCGCCGCGGATTGTCACCTATCTGCTGCTGGCCGGGGTATATCTGGCCACGGCAGTCACCTTCGGGTGGAGCCTGCCCCGCTCCAGCAGCGGCAGAGTTGCGGTTGTGGTGGGGTTCGTGGTGTGGGGCGGTTGCTTCGCGACGCATCCGTGGATTGCAAGTATGCATCCGCAATGGGTCGCGCTGGCGAGCGAAGTCTGGAACATGCAGAAGTTCCTGATCACGGTGGGTCTGCTGCTGATCCTGTTCGAACGGCAGGTGGAAAGCAACGAATGGCTGGCGCTGCACGACCAGTTGACCGGTTTGCCCAATCGTCGCCTGTTTGAGGATCGCCTGGGCAGCGCGATCGCGCGTGCAGAACGCGATGGAACGGCGCTGATCCTGTTCTACATGGACCTGAACAACTTCAAGG contains:
- a CDS encoding GGDEF domain-containing protein, translating into MNSLLLPDLFAMAVLLSVLWLVRRRYPQHDIRLWMSALLLILLESVARILYGMHLPTGPHRALHAIALDAYLLAGMLFLRSSVRGLQRLPRAHLYFVLLTAPGVVLATVYGCDVNSRLVYEATTVAGVVLTAASTIALRRPRRYLVGLIAVWAPATYAAFTHSPRIVTYLLLAGVYLATAVTFGWSLPRSSSGRVAVVVGFVVWGGCFATHPWIASMHPQWVALASEVWNMQKFLITVGLLLILFERQVESNEWLALHDQLTGLPNRRLFEDRLGSAIARAERDGTALILFYMDLNNFKEVNDTLGHDVGDTLLCKVAESLQQVVRRTDTLARMGGDEFVLLATDVQVGNPARKEGRWARLRDSGERRAANPATAAKDGRPSSSPKVASRSDLQVSAEQTLDGDSHSRMVQQALSIEQTIRTAVNRPVKIWSRAGTHTLEASASIGSAMYPMDSTDPDELCRIADQRMYQEKGRDPASRAGLERMLSLLTTK
- the fabF gene encoding beta-ketoacyl-ACP synthase II: MPARRVVVTGIGLICGIGNTANEVWDSLVAGRSGMAEITAYPLEGHSVRFAAEVKNFDPHQFIDKKEARKMGRFIHFALAASAEAMQHSGLQVTEENAERIGVHIGSGIGGFDVIEREHTNLMNGGPRKVSPFFIPATIVNLAAGHVSIRYGAKGPNEAAATACTTGAHSIGDAFRIIQRGDADAMIAGGTEAAITPLSVAGFANMKALSTRNDDPTRASRPWDKDRDGFVVGEGAGILILEELEFAKARGAKILGEVVGYGMSADAFHMTGMAPEGEGCKRAVLAALKSANLQPDVITYVNAHATSTPLGDAMESKGLEHVFGERALNHELLVSSTKSMTGHLLGGAGGLEAGITLMAMQKGIVPPTTNLDNVDPECRLNYVPNKPVEASMPYALSNSFGFGGTNGSLIFKRWDE
- a CDS encoding helix-turn-helix transcriptional regulator, with protein sequence MYDPIMRVFTTLEILQARDRVTGAELAERLEVDLRTVQRYIVRLKDLGIPVDSTAGVGGAYRLRPGYRLPPLVLTNEEAFALSLGLQALKEIGLAAFAPATEGARAKLARVLPQALRESMDAVAEVVAIEPGPWVVPTSVESLTRAATAIRACRRVRFDYRSHADVASRREMEPYALLHTDDRWYLMGRDLHRAALRTFRLDRVEHLELCSPTFQRPADFDARRYFAERMPFFQSTYQIDVWIDMPIEEVRGSFPAGRIAIEPDNGGTRLRCSRDRLEMFAAMLLSTGRRIVIHSPDALRDTFRDLARGALEAAGDAKA
- a CDS encoding acyl carrier protein, coding for MATVDEKVKSIIVEQLQVDEAEVTPGASFQEDLGADSLDVVELVMQFEEAFDIQIPDEDAEKIKTVKDATDYIESHTKAK
- a CDS encoding DinB family protein; the protein is MAQAEMAGDRKTGDCPCTQAQVLEHWQGHRRLTRKVIEAFPEDQMFTFTLGGMRTFGAMVHEFLGMALPVANQVATGTWGDPIAEKPTDKAGLLRLWDEHTAKIDAIVPAIAPERFHEKIKIYEQYEVTGMEAIQYTVDNEIHHRGQGYVYLRALGFEPPAFYDRS